A segment of the Saccharicrinis carchari genome:
ATAACACCTCTAATTGTACAAAAGTTACCACACAAAAAAAGAGACCGGACAAAAATCCAATCTCTTTTTTATGGCTCCTCTTCCAGGACTTGAACTCAGGAACCTCCCGTGATGAAAAATCACGGGATGCCCTATGCTAAAGAGCCAAGCCCTTGCAGAAAACCCGATAACGCATCTATGTGTCAAAAGCTAACCCACAAAAAAAAGAGACCGGACAAAAATCCAATCTCTTCTTTATGGCTCCTCTTCCAGGACTTGAACCTGGGAACCTCCCGTGATGAAAAATCACGGGATGCTCTATGCAAAAGAGCCAAGCCCATGTAAAAAAACTCGATAACACCTCTAATTGTACAAAAGTTACCACACAAAAAAAGAGACCGGACAAAAATCCAATCTCTTTTTTATGGCTCCTCTTCCAGGACTTGAACCCAGGAACCTCCCGTGATGAAAAATCACGGGATGCTCTATGCAAAAGAGCCAAGCCCATGTAAAAAAACTCGATAACACCTCTATTTGTACAAAAGTTACCACACAAAAAAAGAGACCGGACAAAAATCCAATCTCTTTTTTATGGCTCCTCCTCTAGGACTTGAACCTGGGAACCTCCCGTGATGAAAAATCACGGGATGCTCTATGCGAAAGAGCCAAGCCCTTGCAGAAAAACCGATAACGCATCTATGTGTCAAAAGCTAACGCACAAAAAAAAAGAGACCGGACAAAAATCCAATCTCTTTTTTATGGCTCCTCTTCCAGGACTTGAACCTGGGAACCTCCCGTGATGAATAATCACGGGATGCTCTATGCAAAAGAGCCAAGCCCATGTAAAAAAACTCGATAACACCTCTATTTGTACAAAAGTTACCACACAAAAAAAGAGACCGGACAAAAATCCAATCTCTTCTTTATGGCTCCTCCTCTAGGACTTGAACCTAGGACCCCCTGATTAACAGTCAGGTGCTCTAACCAGCTGAGCTAAGGAGGAGTGTAAACTTTGGCAATTCCAAAGGGATAATATATATGTTTGTTATGGCTCCTCCTCTAGGACTTGAACCTAGGACCCCCTGATTAACAGTCAGGTGCTCTAACCAGCTGAGCTAAGGAGGAGTATAATTACACTCTAATTGATTATATGCATATGAAACGGTTGGCCGTTTGCCTTCGTGTTTTTGTCAAATGCGCAGCAAAAGTAATAGGATTATTGAAAGTATGCAATATCTTTGTGGAAATATTTTCACAAAAACATCATTTAAGAAATAAGTATCTGATTATGAGCAAGGTTTTAGGCATGGGAAATGCGCTGGTTGATATTTTGGCAAGAATGGACAATGATGATCTATTGACAAAATTGAATTTCCCAAAGGGAAGTATGCAATTGGTTAATGCCGAAACATCGGCAATAGTATTGCTGGAGATAGCCAACCATGCCAAAGAAATGGCATCGGGAGGTTCCGCTGCCAATACAATACACGGCTTGTCTTGTCTGGGAGTTGCCACCGGATTTTTTGGTAAAGTAGGAAAAGACGAATTAGGGGCATTCTTTAAAAAGGATATGACTGCAAACAACATAGAAGCTAAATTGCTGGAAAGCCATAACGATTCGGGGAAAGCAGTAGCTTTAATAAGTCCCGATTCGGAGCGTACCTTTGCCACCTATCTGGGTGCTGCTGTGGAGCTATGTGCTGATGATGTGATGCGAGATCTTTTTCATGGTTATACCCACTTTCATATCGAAGGATATTTGGTGTACAATCAACCATTAATTGAAAAGGCACTTAAATATGCCAAAGAAGCCAATTTAATTGTTTCGCTCGATTTGGCCAGCTATAACGTGGTGGAAGATAACCATGCCTTTTTAAAAGATATGGTAGGCAAATATGTAGATATACTTTTTGCCAACGAAGAGGAAGCCAAAGCCTTTACCCAAAAAGAACACAAAGAAGCCTTGGACGAAATGGCCAAAGACTGTAATATTGCTGTTTTAAAGTTGGGCAGTGAAGGCTCCTTGATAAAGCATTTTGAAACAACTTTTGAAGTAGGTATCATACCCGCAAACAGTGTAGATACCACAGGAGCCGGTGATTTATATGCAGCCGGATTTTTATATGGCCTCATCAACCTGCTTCCTATCGATAAGTGTGGCGAAATAGCTGCATTACTCTCGGGCAATGTGATTGAGGTAATCGGTCCAAAAATGGAAAACCACCGCTGGGACAAGATTCATGAGGAATTAAAAAAAATGAGAAATTAACACAAACAAGAGGAAAGCATTGAAAAATTCAACTAACGCTAACCCGATAACGTTAGTTGATTTTTTACCTTCTACCAACCTATGCCCCTGTCCTCTTCTTTTTAAATGGCCTGATAAGCACTCTTAGCGACTGGTCGCGTGAAAAATAGCTTTGTGCCCAATTAATAATGATAAACAATCTATTTTTAACACCTACGATGGCCATCAGGTGCACCAGCAGCCATAAAAACCAGGCTAAGCTTCCCGAAAAACTAAATTTGGGTAAATCCACCACGGCCATATTTCGGCCTATGGTAGCCATTGATCCCTTGTCTTTGTATTCAAATGGCTCTTCGGTATTATTAAGCAGGTTTTTAGCCAATTGCACGGCTTGCTGAATGGCAACTTGTGCCACCTGAGGGTGTCCGTTTTTATATTTTTCGGTTTCCATGTAAGCTATATCGCCTAAGGCATAAATATCATTTAAGCCTTTAACCCGGTTAGTTCTGTCGACTGCTAATCGATTGGCGTGTGCGTAATACTCATCAGCAATACCTTTGATTCTTTTACCACCCACACCAGCAGTCCAAACCAGGTTTTGTACT
Coding sequences within it:
- a CDS encoding adenosine kinase, encoding MSKVLGMGNALVDILARMDNDDLLTKLNFPKGSMQLVNAETSAIVLLEIANHAKEMASGGSAANTIHGLSCLGVATGFFGKVGKDELGAFFKKDMTANNIEAKLLESHNDSGKAVALISPDSERTFATYLGAAVELCADDVMRDLFHGYTHFHIEGYLVYNQPLIEKALKYAKEANLIVSLDLASYNVVEDNHAFLKDMVGKYVDILFANEEEAKAFTQKEHKEALDEMAKDCNIAVLKLGSEGSLIKHFETTFEVGIIPANSVDTTGAGDLYAAGFLYGLINLLPIDKCGEIAALLSGNVIEVIGPKMENHRWDKIHEELKKMRN